From the Vibrio alginolyticus NBRC 15630 = ATCC 17749 genome, one window contains:
- the udk gene encoding uridine kinase, which produces MSDNNQCVIVGIAGASASGKSLIASTIYNELRAKVGDHQIGVITEDCYYNDQSHLSMEERVKTNYDHPSALDHDLLCEHLEKLVRGEAVEVPEYSYTEHTRTINTTTMTPKKVIILEGILLLTDPRLRDLMHATVFMDTPLDICLLRRVKRDVEERGRTMESVLKQYQQTVRPMFMQFIEPSKQYADIIVPRGGKNRIAIDVLKAHIARLLKA; this is translated from the coding sequence ATGTCTGATAATAATCAATGCGTCATCGTAGGTATTGCTGGCGCTTCTGCTTCTGGAAAAAGTCTGATCGCGAGCACTATTTATAATGAGCTTCGCGCGAAAGTAGGCGATCATCAAATCGGTGTCATCACGGAAGATTGCTACTACAACGACCAAAGCCACCTAAGCATGGAAGAGCGAGTAAAGACGAACTACGATCACCCGAGTGCGTTGGACCACGACCTACTGTGTGAGCACCTAGAAAAATTGGTACGTGGTGAAGCAGTAGAAGTGCCTGAGTACAGCTACACTGAGCACACAAGAACAATTAACACCACCACAATGACACCTAAAAAGGTGATCATTCTAGAAGGTATCCTTCTTCTTACAGACCCTCGTCTTCGTGATTTGATGCATGCGACAGTATTTATGGACACACCGTTAGATATTTGCTTGCTTCGCCGTGTTAAGCGTGATGTGGAAGAGCGAGGCCGAACTATGGAGTCTGTTCTTAAGCAATACCAACAAACAGTACGTCCGATGTTCATGCAGTTTATCGAACCTTCTAAGCAATATGCGGACATTATTGTTCCTCGCGGTGGTAAAAACCGTATCGCAATTGATGTATTAAAAGCTCACATTGCAAGACTTTTGAAAGCTTAA
- the metG gene encoding methionine--tRNA ligase, translating to MANDPKNFPSRKMLVTCALPYANGSIHLGHMLEHIQADIWVRYQRLRGNTVNFICADDAHGTPIMLKAQQMGITPEEMIAAVSEEHQKDFAGFDISFDNYHSTHSDENRELASHIYLELKKNGFISSRTISQLFDPEKEMFLPDRFVKGTCPKCKSEDQYGDNCDNCGETYSPTELINPKSAVSGATPVMKDSEHFFFDLPQFESMLKEWTRSGSLQAETANKMQEWFESGLQQWDISRDAPYFGFEIPGEKNKFFYVWLDAPIGYMGSFKNLCDKRDDLDFDEYWKKDSSAELYHFIGKDIVYFHSLFWPAMLEGSGFRKPNNVFVHGYVTVNGAKMSKSKGTFVKASTYLEHLDPECLRYYYAAKLNSRIDDLDLNLEDFTQRVNADVVNKIVNLASRNAGFIAKRFEGKLSDNFAEPELYNEFVAAADRIAELYETREFGRAIREITALADKANQYVDEKAPWVVAKEEGKDQELQDICSVGINLFRVLMTYLKPVMPSLAARTEAFLNQELTWENIADPLTGHEITKFKALFNRIEPKNVEAMIEASKEDAAAEMAAKEKAEAEKNKASQTELDKEPIAEEIEFDAFAAVDMRIARIISCEEVPKANKLLKFQLDIGGETRQVFSGIKSAYKPEELEGKLTVMVANLKPRKMKFGMSEGMILAAGPGGSDLWILEPHEGAQPGMRVM from the coding sequence ATGGCAAACGATCCAAAAAACTTTCCGTCAAGGAAAATGCTGGTAACTTGTGCCCTTCCGTACGCTAACGGTTCGATCCACCTTGGTCATATGCTTGAGCATATCCAAGCGGACATTTGGGTTCGTTACCAACGCCTACGCGGCAACACTGTAAACTTCATCTGTGCTGACGATGCTCACGGCACGCCAATCATGCTTAAAGCGCAACAGATGGGTATTACTCCTGAAGAAATGATTGCCGCAGTTAGCGAAGAGCACCAAAAAGACTTCGCTGGATTTGATATCAGCTTTGATAACTACCACAGCACACACTCAGATGAGAACCGTGAGCTAGCGTCACACATTTATCTTGAGTTGAAGAAAAATGGCTTTATCTCTAGCCGCACTATCTCTCAGCTGTTCGATCCAGAAAAAGAGATGTTCTTACCGGACCGTTTCGTAAAAGGTACCTGTCCAAAATGTAAGTCTGAAGACCAGTACGGTGACAACTGTGACAACTGTGGTGAGACTTACAGCCCAACAGAACTGATCAATCCTAAATCTGCGGTTTCTGGTGCGACGCCAGTAATGAAAGATTCAGAGCACTTCTTCTTCGACCTGCCTCAGTTTGAAAGCATGCTAAAAGAGTGGACTCGCTCTGGCTCGCTACAAGCTGAAACAGCGAACAAAATGCAAGAATGGTTCGAATCTGGCTTGCAGCAATGGGATATCTCACGTGATGCACCATACTTTGGCTTCGAGATCCCTGGTGAGAAGAACAAATTCTTCTACGTATGGCTAGACGCGCCTATCGGCTACATGGGCTCTTTCAAAAACCTATGTGACAAGCGCGACGACCTAGATTTCGACGAGTACTGGAAGAAAGACAGCTCAGCAGAACTGTACCACTTCATCGGTAAAGACATCGTTTACTTCCACAGCCTATTCTGGCCAGCAATGCTAGAAGGTTCCGGCTTCCGTAAACCAAACAACGTATTCGTACACGGTTACGTAACCGTAAACGGCGCGAAAATGTCGAAGTCTAAAGGTACGTTCGTAAAAGCAAGCACTTATCTAGAGCACCTAGACCCTGAGTGTCTACGTTACTACTACGCTGCGAAGCTAAACAGCCGTATCGATGATCTAGATCTTAACCTTGAAGACTTCACTCAGCGCGTAAACGCTGACGTTGTTAACAAGATCGTTAACCTGGCATCTCGTAACGCAGGTTTCATCGCGAAACGTTTTGAAGGCAAACTGTCTGACAACTTTGCAGAGCCTGAACTTTACAACGAATTTGTTGCTGCTGCTGACCGTATCGCTGAGCTTTACGAAACGCGTGAGTTTGGTCGTGCAATCCGTGAAATCACGGCATTGGCAGACAAAGCTAACCAATACGTTGATGAAAAAGCACCGTGGGTTGTAGCAAAAGAAGAAGGCAAAGATCAGGAACTACAAGACATCTGTTCTGTCGGTATCAACCTATTCCGCGTACTGATGACTTACCTGAAACCAGTAATGCCATCGCTAGCTGCGCGTACTGAAGCGTTCCTAAACCAAGAGCTAACTTGGGAAAACATCGCTGATCCACTAACAGGCCACGAGATCACTAAGTTCAAAGCACTGTTCAACCGTATCGAACCGAAGAATGTTGAAGCGATGATCGAAGCGTCTAAAGAAGATGCGGCGGCAGAAATGGCGGCGAAAGAGAAAGCTGAAGCGGAAAAGAACAAGGCTAGCCAAACCGAGTTAGACAAAGAACCAATCGCTGAAGAGATTGAGTTCGATGCTTTTGCTGCAGTAGATATGCGTATCGCTCGCATCATCTCTTGTGAAGAAGTACCAAAAGCCAACAAACTGCTTAAGTTCCAATTAGACATCGGTGGTGAAACTCGTCAGGTATTCTCTGGCATCAAGTCAGCTTACAAACCTGAAGAGCTAGAAGGCAAGCTAACGGTAATGGTAGCAAACCTAAAACCTCGTAAGATGAAGTTTGGTATGTCTGAAGGTATGATCCTAGCGGCAGGCCCTGGTGGTAGCGACCTGTGGATCCTTGAGCCACACGAAGGCGCTCAACCTGGCATGCGCGTAATGTAA
- the fadR gene encoding fatty acid metabolism transcriptional regulator FadR has protein sequence MVIKAKSPAGFAEKYIIESIWNGRFPPGSILPAERELSELIGVTRTTLREVLQRLARDGWLTIQHGKPTKVNQFMETSGLHILDTLMTLDVDNATNIVEDLLAARTNISPIFMRYAFKANKESSERTIKNVIESCEALMNAASWDEFIASSPYAEKVLQNVKEDNEKDEAKRQEILIAKTFNFYDYMLFQRLAFHSGNQIYGLIFNGLKKLYDRVGSYYFSNPASRELALKFYHQLLETCESGQREQLPVVIRHYGMESALIWNEMKKQLPTNFTEDDS, from the coding sequence ATGGTCATAAAGGCGAAAAGCCCTGCGGGATTCGCAGAAAAATATATTATCGAGAGCATTTGGAACGGCCGTTTTCCTCCAGGCTCAATTTTACCTGCTGAGCGCGAGCTGTCCGAACTGATTGGTGTTACTCGAACGACTTTAAGAGAGGTTCTTCAACGACTAGCCCGTGATGGATGGCTGACTATCCAGCACGGCAAACCTACGAAAGTTAACCAATTTATGGAGACCTCTGGTCTGCATATTTTGGATACTTTAATGACGCTAGACGTTGATAATGCGACAAACATTGTAGAAGATCTGCTTGCGGCACGTACCAACATCAGTCCTATCTTTATGCGCTATGCATTTAAAGCGAACAAAGAGAGCTCTGAGCGTACAATTAAGAACGTAATCGAATCTTGTGAAGCTTTAATGAATGCGGCTTCCTGGGACGAATTCATCGCTTCTTCGCCGTATGCTGAAAAAGTTCTGCAGAATGTGAAAGAAGATAACGAGAAAGATGAAGCGAAGCGTCAAGAAATCTTGATTGCTAAAACGTTCAACTTTTACGATTATATGCTTTTCCAGCGCCTAGCATTCCATTCAGGAAATCAAATTTACGGTTTGATCTTTAATGGTTTGAAGAAGCTCTACGATCGTGTCGGTAGCTACTACTTCTCAAATCCAGCTTCTCGTGAGCTAGCTCTGAAGTTTTACCATCAATTGCTCGAAACTTGTGAAAGTGGCCAGCGTGAACAACTACCAGTGGTGATTCGTCATTATGGTATGGAAAGTGCGTTGATCTGGAACGAAATGAAAAAGCAATTACCAACGAACTTCACGGAAGACGACAGCTAA
- the apbC gene encoding iron-sulfur cluster carrier protein ApbC, translating to MHQFTSKQDFCHWFNQFQHPQLVENWADIHGAISITTQGSIDITLPFASNELQTVLHDWIKQQQASGKVAEFPFNIRLGVKALETQVANSVKGVKNIIAVSSAKGGVGKSTTAVNLALAIAQSGAKVGLLDADIYGPSVPMMLGQEDAKPEVRDGKWMEPIFAHGIYTHSIGYLVDRSEAAIWRGPMASKALSQLLTETDWPDLDYLVIDMPPGTGDIQLTLSQQIPVTGSVLVTTPQDLALADARKGAAMFNKVHVPVIGVVENMSYHICSQCGAKEHIFGMGGAEKMSQEFGLALLGQIPLHISMREDIDAGVPTVARRPESEHAGYYKQLADRVCSTMFWQGKAKPDAISFTMVN from the coding sequence ATGCATCAGTTCACTTCAAAACAAGATTTTTGTCACTGGTTTAACCAATTCCAACATCCACAGTTGGTGGAAAACTGGGCAGATATTCATGGCGCAATTTCGATTACGACACAGGGTTCTATTGATATAACGTTGCCATTCGCAAGTAATGAGCTTCAAACCGTACTGCATGACTGGATCAAACAGCAGCAAGCCTCGGGTAAAGTGGCTGAATTCCCATTTAATATTCGCCTTGGAGTTAAAGCTTTAGAAACTCAAGTGGCTAACTCGGTTAAGGGTGTTAAGAACATCATTGCCGTCAGTTCTGCGAAAGGTGGCGTTGGTAAATCTACTACCGCAGTTAACTTAGCGTTGGCGATTGCTCAATCTGGGGCGAAAGTGGGATTGTTGGATGCAGATATCTATGGTCCGTCTGTACCTATGATGTTGGGGCAAGAAGATGCTAAACCAGAAGTTCGTGATGGCAAGTGGATGGAACCCATTTTTGCTCACGGCATCTATACTCATTCTATCGGTTATTTGGTGGATAGATCAGAAGCGGCGATATGGCGCGGTCCAATGGCTTCAAAAGCGTTGTCGCAGTTATTAACTGAAACAGATTGGCCAGATTTGGATTATTTGGTGATTGATATGCCGCCAGGTACGGGGGATATTCAATTGACGCTGTCACAACAAATTCCGGTAACAGGTAGCGTGTTAGTCACAACGCCGCAAGATTTAGCCCTTGCCGATGCAAGGAAGGGAGCGGCAATGTTTAACAAAGTCCATGTCCCGGTTATTGGTGTTGTGGAAAACATGAGTTATCACATTTGTAGTCAATGTGGCGCGAAAGAGCATATTTTTGGTATGGGCGGAGCTGAAAAAATGTCGCAAGAATTTGGCTTAGCATTGTTAGGACAAATTCCGCTTCATATCTCTATGAGAGAAGATATTGACGCTGGCGTGCCAACGGTAGCAAGACGCCCAGAAAGTGAGCATGCAGGGTATTATAAGCAACTTGCCGATCGCGTATGTAGCACGATGTTTTGGCAAGGCAAAGCAAAACCAGATGCGATTAGCTTTACAATGGTGAACTAA